A single Mycobacteriales bacterium DNA region contains:
- a CDS encoding ABC transporter ATP-binding protein has protein sequence MIRSDRRDLVLDVQDLRQVFPSRHGPLTAVAGVSFSIAAGEVVALVGESGSGKSTIANCVTRLQKPSSGTISFAGRDITRLSRRRMRPVRRDLHVVLQDPSASLNPRMSVGRLISEPLLTHRMATRATVGDRVVELMGQVGLPPDYAERYPHELSGGQQQRVSIARALSVEPSLLVADEPTSALDVSVQASILNLIRRLQREKGFACLFVTHNLAVAEFIADRIAVTYLGRIVEMADATQIFTDPRHPYTQALLDAAPLPDPQAQRSRRRAASRGEQPSPANPPPGCPYHTRCPAAVERCRTEPPRLQTKGAAGSGLVACHLVTDDGVAPDIIGRSGSTPQAQYGGS, from the coding sequence GTGATCCGGTCCGATCGCCGTGACCTGGTCCTGGACGTCCAGGACCTGAGGCAGGTCTTCCCGAGCAGGCACGGACCGCTGACCGCGGTGGCCGGGGTGTCCTTCTCGATCGCTGCGGGAGAGGTCGTCGCCCTGGTCGGCGAATCCGGCAGCGGCAAGTCGACGATCGCCAACTGCGTCACGAGGCTGCAGAAACCGTCGAGCGGCACGATCTCCTTCGCCGGCCGGGACATCACCCGCCTGTCCCGTCGCCGGATGCGCCCGGTACGCCGTGATCTGCACGTCGTACTGCAGGACCCGTCGGCATCGCTGAACCCACGGATGTCGGTCGGGCGACTCATCTCGGAGCCGTTGCTCACCCACCGCATGGCGACCCGCGCGACGGTGGGCGACCGGGTCGTGGAGCTGATGGGCCAGGTCGGACTCCCCCCGGACTACGCCGAGCGCTATCCGCACGAACTCTCCGGAGGCCAGCAGCAGCGCGTCTCGATCGCCCGAGCGCTGTCGGTCGAGCCCAGCCTGCTGGTCGCCGACGAGCCGACCTCGGCCCTCGATGTGTCGGTGCAGGCGTCCATCCTCAACCTGATCCGCCGACTCCAGCGCGAAAAGGGCTTCGCCTGCCTGTTCGTCACCCACAACCTCGCTGTCGCGGAGTTCATCGCCGACCGGATCGCGGTGACCTACCTCGGCCGTATCGTCGAGATGGCCGACGCGACGCAGATCTTCACCGATCCGCGGCATCCCTACACGCAAGCCCTGCTGGACGCCGCGCCACTGCCCGACCCGCAGGCGCAACGCAGCCGCCGTCGAGCCGCCTCCCGTGGCGAGCAACCGAGCCCGGCGAACCCCCCTCCGGGCTGTCCGTATCACACCCGGTGCCCGGCCGCGGTCGAGCGCTGCCGCACCGAGCCCCCGCGCCTGCAGACCAAGGGAGCTGCGGGTTCCGGATTGGTCGCCTGCCACCTGGTGACCGACGACGGGGTCGCACCCGACATCATCGGTAGGTCCGGATCCACCCCGCAGGCCCAGTACGGAGGCAGCTAA
- a CDS encoding gamma-glutamyltransferase produces the protein MRQTTRPTLRGTFGMVASSHWLVSSVAMGVLERGGNAFDAAVAGAFMEHVVEPNENSPGGDANILFASAADNVPTVLCGQGPAPAGATIDHYTGLGLRAVPGTGTLAAAIPGAVVAWLTLLHDHGTMTLREVLDPAIGYAADGHPIIADISTKVAGMEEMFRSEWTTSAELYLTRGRPPLPGEMHRNPALAAMWQRLLAEAEAGTSDRDAQIERARRIWSEGFVAEEIDAFARRPVMDSSGQRHAGVLTGADLAGWRAPYESALTYRYGDWTVAKAGPWAQSPVFLQQLALLPDPGQLDYGSADLVHRVVEGVKLAFADREAWYGDGYDTPIDGLLSEDYNKDRRDLIGPDASADLRPGSPGGRIPTLPAYLQAGAPERPATPGTGEPGEDFVGRKSDGDTCHFDVVDRWGNMVSGTPSGGWLHGNPVIPGLGFPLGTRLQMTWLEPGFPTSLTPGRRPRTTLSPCLALRDGVAAMAFGVPGGDAQDQWAYNFFLGVAVGGLSLQEAADAPGWHTMSFPNSFYPRKSQPASLFLEERHPAHVVDELRRRKHDVTVVEPWSLGRLAAVARDPETGVLSAAASPREMRAYAVGR, from the coding sequence ATGCGCCAGACGACGCGACCGACACTGCGCGGCACATTCGGGATGGTGGCCTCCAGCCATTGGCTGGTCTCCTCGGTCGCGATGGGTGTGCTGGAGCGCGGCGGCAACGCCTTCGACGCGGCCGTCGCCGGTGCCTTCATGGAGCACGTCGTCGAGCCGAACGAGAACAGCCCGGGCGGCGACGCGAACATCCTCTTCGCCAGCGCCGCCGACAACGTCCCGACTGTCCTATGTGGACAGGGACCGGCACCGGCCGGCGCCACCATCGACCACTACACCGGGCTCGGTCTGCGGGCGGTGCCCGGCACCGGAACGCTCGCCGCAGCGATTCCGGGGGCTGTGGTGGCGTGGCTGACCCTGCTGCACGACCACGGCACCATGACCCTGCGGGAGGTGCTGGATCCGGCCATTGGCTACGCGGCCGATGGGCATCCGATCATCGCCGACATCTCGACGAAGGTCGCCGGGATGGAGGAGATGTTCCGCAGCGAATGGACCACCTCGGCCGAGCTCTATCTGACCCGCGGCCGGCCGCCGCTCCCCGGTGAGATGCACCGCAACCCGGCGCTGGCGGCGATGTGGCAACGCCTTCTCGCCGAGGCGGAGGCCGGGACGTCGGACCGCGACGCCCAGATCGAGCGGGCCCGCCGGATCTGGTCGGAGGGATTCGTCGCCGAGGAGATCGACGCGTTCGCCCGCCGGCCGGTGATGGACTCGAGCGGGCAACGGCATGCCGGAGTGCTCACCGGCGCCGACCTCGCCGGCTGGCGGGCGCCGTACGAGTCGGCGCTGACCTACCGCTACGGCGACTGGACCGTCGCCAAGGCCGGGCCGTGGGCGCAGTCCCCGGTCTTCCTCCAGCAGCTCGCGCTGCTGCCCGATCCGGGTCAGCTCGACTACGGCAGCGCCGACCTGGTGCACCGCGTCGTCGAGGGCGTCAAGCTCGCGTTCGCCGACCGCGAAGCCTGGTACGGGGACGGCTACGACACTCCGATCGACGGGCTGCTCTCCGAGGACTACAACAAGGACCGGCGCGACCTAATCGGCCCCGACGCCAGCGCTGACCTGCGTCCCGGTTCGCCCGGCGGCCGGATTCCGACACTGCCCGCCTACCTGCAGGCCGGCGCGCCCGAGCGGCCCGCCACCCCCGGCACGGGCGAGCCCGGCGAGGACTTCGTCGGGCGGAAGTCCGACGGCGACACATGTCACTTCGACGTGGTCGACCGGTGGGGCAACATGGTCTCCGGCACCCCGAGCGGCGGCTGGCTGCACGGCAACCCGGTGATCCCCGGGCTCGGCTTCCCGCTCGGGACCAGACTGCAGATGACCTGGCTCGAACCCGGCTTCCCCACCTCGCTCACGCCCGGCCGGCGCCCGCGCACCACACTGTCGCCCTGCCTCGCGCTGCGCGACGGCGTAGCGGCGATGGCGTTCGGCGTTCCCGGGGGCGACGCGCAGGATCAGTGGGCCTACAACTTCTTCCTCGGCGTCGCTGTGGGCGGGCTGTCACTGCAGGAGGCGGCCGACGCGCCCGGCTGGCACACCATGTCGTTCCCCAACTCGTTCTATCCGCGCAAGAGCCAGCCTGCCTCGCTCTTCCTCGAGGAACGGCATCCGGCGCATGTCGTCGACGAGCTCCGTCGGCGCAAGCACGATGTGACCGTCGTCGAGCCATGGTCACTGGGCCGCCTGGCGGCGGTGGCCCGCGACCCCGAGACCGGTGTCCTCTCGGCGGCCGCCAGCCCCCGGGAGATGCGGGCCTACGCGGTCGGTCGCTGA
- a CDS encoding helix-turn-helix domain-containing protein, giving the protein MARGGDVDHEPRACDEALARAFRFLGKRWNGVLLGTLISGPAGFSELRRAIGGISDSVLAERLSELAAAGLVQRSVDEGPPIAVDYRLTPAGQALLPALTELTTWAAENLSAERCAQVQRPTA; this is encoded by the coding sequence ATGGCCAGAGGCGGTGACGTGGATCACGAGCCGCGCGCGTGCGACGAGGCGCTGGCCCGCGCCTTCCGCTTCCTCGGCAAGCGCTGGAACGGTGTCCTGCTGGGCACCCTGATCTCCGGGCCGGCGGGTTTCTCCGAGCTGCGGCGCGCGATCGGGGGGATCAGCGACTCGGTCCTCGCCGAGCGGCTGTCCGAGCTGGCGGCGGCCGGGCTCGTTCAGCGTTCGGTCGACGAGGGGCCGCCGATCGCCGTCGACTACCGGCTGACACCGGCCGGCCAGGCGCTGCTCCCGGCGCTGACCGAGCTCACCACCTGGGCCGCGGAAAACCTCTCCGCCGAGCGCTGCGCGCAGGTTCAGCGACCGACCGCGTAG
- a CDS encoding malonic semialdehyde reductase yields MTDILESPATRTLDRLDDAGRAVLFTEARTANTFAPTPVTDAELREIWDLAKWPPTAANTQPLRVLYVRSAEGRARLVEHMNDGNKAKTATAPAVAVLAVDSRFHEHIPAVLPYKPELKDAFEADEAMRGNIGGFSGALQAGYFIMAVRAHGLAAGPMGGFDAAGIDADFFPDGRWRSVLVVNIGHPGVDPWLDRLPRLDHADVLEWA; encoded by the coding sequence ATGACCGATATCCTCGAGTCCCCGGCCACGCGGACCCTGGATCGCCTGGACGACGCGGGACGGGCCGTGCTGTTCACCGAGGCGCGCACCGCCAACACCTTCGCCCCGACGCCGGTCACCGACGCCGAGTTGCGCGAGATCTGGGACCTCGCGAAATGGCCGCCGACCGCAGCCAACACGCAGCCGCTACGGGTGCTCTACGTCCGCAGCGCCGAGGGACGGGCCCGCCTCGTCGAGCACATGAACGACGGGAACAAGGCCAAGACCGCGACGGCACCGGCCGTCGCCGTACTCGCCGTCGACTCCCGGTTCCACGAGCACATCCCGGCCGTCCTGCCCTACAAGCCGGAGCTCAAGGATGCCTTCGAGGCCGACGAGGCGATGCGCGGCAACATCGGCGGCTTCAGCGGCGCGCTACAGGCCGGCTACTTCATCATGGCCGTCCGCGCGCACGGTCTTGCAGCCGGACCGATGGGCGGTTTCGACGCTGCCGGGATCGACGCCGACTTCTTCCCCGACGGCCGGTGGCGTTCCGTCCTCGTCGTCAACATCGGGCACCCAGGAGTCGATCCGTGGCTCGACCGTCTCCCCCGCCTCGATCACGCCGACGTGCTGGAGTGGGCCTGA
- a CDS encoding STAS domain-containing protein encodes MARSTSRKTQSVIARPVRSGPAPLLAWSAITAGPHAELTVRGELTTTTAARLREAMEWLHDGGHWRITVDLAGITACDGAGVNALVAAFRQIVGSSGQLRLTNPSVALRRLLGLPDDPVMRWPTSAAD; translated from the coding sequence ATGGCACGCAGTACGTCGCGGAAAACCCAGTCGGTCATTGCGCGGCCGGTTCGCTCTGGTCCGGCGCCGCTGTTGGCATGGTCCGCAATCACCGCGGGACCGCACGCCGAGCTGACGGTCCGCGGGGAGCTCACGACCACGACGGCCGCCCGGCTGCGCGAAGCGATGGAATGGCTCCACGACGGAGGCCATTGGCGGATCACGGTCGACCTGGCGGGGATCACCGCCTGCGACGGCGCCGGCGTCAACGCACTGGTCGCCGCCTTCCGTCAGATCGTCGGGTCATCCGGGCAGTTGCGGCTCACGAATCCCAGCGTCGCGCTGCGCCGCCTACTCGGACTTCCCGACGACCCGGTCATGCGCTGGCCGACGTCGGCAGCGGACTGA
- a CDS encoding LuxR C-terminal-related transcriptional regulator, which yields MTEKSAAEGRAAGAARSGLIDRHDLVAALDHAAGKRVTIISAPAGSGKTSLLHAWADRARQDRRIVFMSVKPGQHDAQLFWLALLDAVRAVTGGSEPSPAAPGFNGPAMVDRVLSELAGSGEPIVVVIDDLHELRSAEAIEQLTALLTSLPPDVHAIVATRRDLPLHLHQLRLAGELAEIRADQLRFTDDETRTLLIAGGITLPDEVVATLHQRTEGWAAGLRLAVLSLAGHPHPERFVAEFSGSDRTVAEYLMAEMLERQAPEVQRLLLRTSLLDRVNGELADLLTDATGSERLLLDLEDANAFVVSLDPARTWFRYHHMFSGLLRLELRRTVPREVPELHRLAARWFADHGDTADAIRHLQAAGDWTEAARLLTDHALSLTLDGQAGTVATLLRSFPAGTSEDFPGLALVHAIADLDQLHLDRAAAHLDVARAYAATTPPDRSYRLRMAIASVDLLSARLRGNFDGVYEQVDALPSSAAGQSYADVALGSDLRAVALLNLGVTEAWSLRLADGERHLQEGAALAREIGRPYLEVACLAHLGFAATGASFGLARRRCQDAIALAARHGWDAEPVSAPAHATLAGILIWTGEFTYGEECLARARRATPAGGEPGLQLLVHLISALLPAVRGRYDEALAELLAAGQVQALMRGHHALTSRVMAWTVATQVRLGNVAQARSTLAAVDDELAAAGEIRNAAATIRLAEHDPAGARRELAAVLDGTAPVNPYLTLVEAHLLDALACRDLGDGRAARAAVERALHLAEPDRLILPFAMTGAWELLTTLPPQGTAHAALIADILDALHGGAPGQAATPEPVDELSPSELRVLRYLPTNLTRPEIAGQLSISPNTVNTHIRRIYTKLGATDRSSAVRRGRDLRLLSSGRGGNRLATR from the coding sequence ATGACCGAAAAGTCGGCCGCCGAGGGCCGGGCGGCGGGCGCGGCCCGGTCGGGGCTGATCGACCGCCACGACCTGGTCGCCGCGCTGGATCACGCGGCCGGGAAGCGGGTCACGATCATCTCGGCGCCCGCCGGCAGCGGGAAGACGTCGCTGCTGCACGCGTGGGCCGACCGGGCGCGGCAGGACCGCCGGATCGTCTTCATGTCGGTGAAGCCGGGCCAGCACGACGCGCAGCTGTTCTGGCTCGCCCTGCTGGACGCGGTCCGCGCGGTAACCGGCGGTTCCGAGCCCTCGCCCGCGGCGCCCGGATTCAACGGCCCGGCCATGGTGGACAGGGTGCTGTCCGAGCTCGCCGGGTCGGGGGAGCCCATCGTCGTAGTCATCGACGACCTGCATGAGCTCCGCTCCGCGGAGGCCATCGAGCAGCTCACGGCCCTGTTGACGAGCCTCCCCCCGGATGTCCACGCAATCGTGGCCACCCGCCGTGACCTGCCGCTGCATCTGCACCAGCTGCGGCTTGCCGGGGAGCTGGCCGAAATCCGCGCCGACCAGCTTCGGTTCACCGACGACGAGACCCGCACGCTACTGATCGCCGGCGGAATCACCCTGCCCGATGAGGTCGTGGCCACGCTGCACCAGCGGACCGAGGGCTGGGCGGCCGGGCTGCGGCTGGCCGTCCTGTCCCTTGCCGGGCACCCGCATCCCGAACGGTTCGTCGCCGAGTTCTCCGGCAGCGACCGGACTGTCGCCGAGTATCTGATGGCCGAGATGCTGGAGCGCCAGGCACCGGAGGTGCAACGACTGCTGTTGCGCACGTCCCTGCTCGACCGGGTCAACGGTGAGCTGGCCGACCTGCTCACCGACGCCACCGGGTCCGAACGTCTCCTGCTGGATCTCGAGGACGCCAACGCGTTCGTCGTGTCACTCGACCCCGCTCGGACCTGGTTCCGCTATCACCACATGTTCAGCGGGTTGCTCCGCCTGGAGTTACGCCGCACCGTCCCCCGGGAAGTCCCGGAACTGCACCGGCTGGCCGCGCGGTGGTTCGCTGACCACGGCGACACCGCCGACGCCATCCGTCACCTGCAGGCCGCCGGTGACTGGACCGAGGCGGCCCGGCTGCTCACCGACCACGCCCTCAGCCTCACCCTCGACGGCCAGGCCGGGACCGTGGCGACGCTGCTGCGTTCCTTCCCGGCCGGGACGAGCGAAGACTTCCCCGGGCTGGCCCTGGTGCACGCGATCGCCGACCTCGACCAACTCCATCTCGACCGGGCCGCCGCCCATCTGGACGTGGCCCGGGCGTACGCCGCGACGACACCGCCCGACCGGTCCTACCGGCTGCGGATGGCCATCGCGTCGGTGGACCTGCTGTCCGCGCGGCTGCGCGGAAACTTCGACGGCGTGTACGAGCAGGTCGATGCGCTGCCCTCGTCGGCTGCCGGCCAGTCCTACGCCGACGTCGCCCTCGGCAGCGACCTGCGCGCCGTCGCCCTCCTGAACCTCGGCGTGACCGAGGCCTGGTCGCTGCGGCTGGCCGACGGCGAACGTCACCTCCAGGAAGGCGCCGCCCTCGCCCGCGAAATAGGCCGCCCCTACCTGGAGGTCGCGTGCCTCGCCCACCTCGGGTTCGCCGCCACCGGCGCCTCTTTCGGGCTGGCCCGGCGGCGCTGCCAGGACGCCATCGCGCTTGCCGCCCGGCACGGCTGGGACGCCGAGCCGGTGAGCGCTCCCGCGCACGCGACCCTCGCCGGGATCCTCATCTGGACCGGCGAGTTCACCTACGGCGAGGAGTGTCTGGCCCGTGCCCGGCGCGCCACGCCCGCCGGGGGCGAGCCGGGCCTGCAGCTACTGGTCCACCTGATCTCGGCGCTCCTCCCGGCGGTACGCGGCAGGTACGACGAGGCCCTCGCCGAACTCCTCGCCGCCGGGCAGGTGCAGGCGCTCATGCGCGGGCATCACGCGCTGACCTCGCGGGTAATGGCCTGGACGGTCGCCACCCAGGTCCGGCTCGGCAACGTCGCGCAGGCCCGGTCCACTCTCGCCGCCGTCGACGACGAGCTGGCCGCCGCCGGTGAGATCCGCAACGCCGCCGCGACAATTCGCCTCGCCGAGCATGACCCTGCCGGAGCCCGCCGTGAGCTCGCGGCCGTCCTTGACGGCACCGCGCCCGTCAACCCCTACCTCACCCTGGTCGAGGCCCACCTGCTGGACGCGCTCGCCTGCCGAGACCTGGGCGACGGGCGCGCGGCCCGGGCGGCTGTCGAGCGGGCGCTGCACCTGGCCGAGCCGGACCGGCTGATCCTGCCGTTCGCGATGACCGGTGCGTGGGAGCTGCTGACCACACTGCCGCCGCAGGGCACGGCTCACGCAGCGCTGATCGCCGACATCCTCGACGCCCTCCACGGCGGCGCGCCCGGTCAGGCCGCCACCCCCGAACCGGTCGACGAACTCAGCCCGAGCGAGTTGCGGGTGCTGCGCTACCTGCCGACCAACCTCACCCGGCCCGAAATCGCCGGGCAACTGTCGATATCGCCGAACACCGTCAACACCCACATCCGCCGCATCTACACCAAGCTCGGCGCGACCGATCGATCGTCCGCCGTACGGCGCGGCCGCGACCTGCGGCTGCTGTCATCCGGCAGAGGTGGAAACCGTCTTGCGACCAGGTGA
- a CDS encoding MBL fold metallo-hydrolase: MASSTTSADSTTQLPDYVPVPESAFGPALNEQGYFVGRVERNLFWVTDGTYQSAFLATPDGVVLFDAPPTIGHNLRRAVDDVAAAEGIGNTVTHLVYSHHHADHAGAANLFGDDIVRIGHAETRRLLLRDNDATRPAPEVTFEDRYTLQVGGERVELAYHGPNHSPDNIYIHFPDHDALMLIDIVNSGWVPIYNLNLSEDVPGYIGAPDQAMAYPWTRYIGGHLGRLGTRDDLVLHQQYIADIVESSYAALASVDPTPYFAKYGANAWAGVGGYLDAVTAQAAAPVIAKYTGVLASADVPAFTTSTTFTILQSIRLDLGTGSQVHP, encoded by the coding sequence ATGGCTTCGTCGACGACATCCGCGGACAGCACCACACAACTGCCGGACTACGTCCCGGTACCGGAGTCCGCCTTCGGTCCGGCCCTGAACGAGCAGGGCTACTTCGTCGGCCGCGTCGAGCGCAACCTGTTCTGGGTCACCGACGGCACCTACCAATCGGCGTTTCTCGCAACGCCCGACGGAGTGGTCCTGTTCGACGCCCCGCCGACCATCGGTCACAATCTGCGGCGGGCCGTGGACGATGTCGCGGCGGCCGAGGGCATCGGCAACACCGTCACCCATCTGGTCTACTCCCACCACCACGCCGACCATGCCGGCGCGGCGAACCTGTTCGGCGACGACATCGTGCGCATCGGCCATGCCGAGACGCGGCGGTTGCTGCTGCGGGACAACGACGCGACCCGGCCCGCCCCGGAGGTCACCTTCGAGGACCGCTACACGCTCCAGGTCGGCGGCGAACGGGTCGAGTTGGCCTACCACGGGCCCAACCACTCGCCGGACAACATCTACATCCATTTCCCCGACCACGACGCGCTCATGCTCATCGACATCGTCAACTCCGGCTGGGTGCCCATCTACAACCTCAATCTCAGCGAGGACGTGCCCGGGTACATCGGCGCCCCGGACCAGGCGATGGCCTATCCCTGGACCCGCTACATCGGCGGCCATCTCGGCCGGCTCGGGACCCGCGATGACCTGGTCCTGCACCAGCAGTACATCGCCGACATCGTCGAGAGTTCGTACGCTGCGCTCGCCTCGGTCGACCCGACTCCCTACTTCGCCAAGTACGGCGCGAACGCCTGGGCCGGGGTGGGCGGCTACCTCGACGCCGTCACCGCGCAGGCCGCCGCACCGGTCATCGCCAAGTACACCGGCGTCCTGGCGTCGGCCGACGTCCCCGCATTCACCACCAGCACGACCTTCACGATCCTGCAGTCGATCCGCCTCGATCTGGGCACCGGCTCACAGGTCCACCCATGA
- a CDS encoding SDR family oxidoreductase, with amino-acid sequence MTGGEMTHERVAIVTGAGGELGRATAQKLAAAGFVVVGTDRNEQGLKELPGGIRSEVGDPTDPAVARSLVDRIAAEVGPPEVLVNTIGTYHLGDALSATPDDLRLMIDVNTGTALWLTQAVAPYMRERGSGAIVHVAARQGLEPTAGMATYGVSKAALVHLTRLLDLELRPLGIRVNAVAPQLINTAENRQALPPDVLAHAVSPEAIADVICTLVGDAATPVSGAVVPAYGA; translated from the coding sequence ATGACTGGCGGCGAGATGACACACGAGCGCGTGGCGATCGTGACCGGCGCGGGGGGTGAGCTCGGCCGTGCGACGGCGCAGAAGCTGGCCGCCGCGGGGTTCGTGGTCGTGGGCACCGACCGCAACGAACAGGGCCTCAAGGAACTGCCCGGCGGCATCCGATCCGAGGTGGGCGACCCGACCGACCCGGCCGTGGCCAGAAGCCTCGTCGACCGGATCGCCGCCGAGGTCGGCCCGCCCGAAGTGCTGGTCAATACCATCGGCACCTACCACCTGGGCGACGCGCTCAGCGCGACGCCGGACGACCTGCGGCTGATGATCGACGTCAACACGGGCACTGCGTTGTGGCTGACCCAGGCCGTGGCGCCGTACATGCGCGAACGCGGTTCGGGTGCCATCGTGCACGTCGCCGCACGCCAGGGACTGGAGCCCACCGCCGGGATGGCCACCTACGGCGTCAGCAAGGCGGCCCTGGTGCATCTCACCCGCTTGCTCGACCTGGAGTTGCGCCCGCTCGGGATCCGGGTGAACGCCGTCGCGCCGCAACTCATCAACACGGCCGAGAACCGGCAGGCGCTGCCTCCCGACGTGCTGGCGCACGCGGTCTCACCCGAGGCGATCGCCGACGTCATCTGCACCCTCGTCGGTGACGCCGCAACGCCGGTCAGCGGTGCGGTCGTACCGGCCTACGGCGCCTGA
- a CDS encoding aldo/keto reductase has product MQLSGDGAFGPPRDRDEALHVLRAAVAAGVDHIDTAQYYGAGTVNQLIREALHPYPAGLAIVSKVAARRDTDSALRQGIEDNLATLGTGRLAAVNLRGMNPSGTPGRQFDAQLAALIQAREEGLIDGVGLSNISRLHLLRALDQTDVVCVQNLFNLGDQHSLDVLTECEARNIAFVPFCPLGWPGEQRHRLLTDPRLATLAGRLGATPAQVSLAWLLGLAPNVLLIPGTRTRAHLAENLGAADVRLDDATRAELTRLPLSRVAVSR; this is encoded by the coding sequence ATGCAGCTCAGTGGCGATGGGGCCTTCGGGCCGCCACGGGACCGCGACGAGGCGCTGCACGTGCTGCGCGCGGCCGTCGCGGCGGGGGTCGACCACATCGACACTGCGCAGTACTACGGCGCGGGCACCGTGAATCAGCTCATCCGCGAGGCTCTGCACCCCTACCCGGCCGGCCTGGCGATCGTCAGCAAGGTGGCCGCCCGCCGCGACACCGACAGCGCGCTGCGCCAGGGCATCGAGGACAACCTCGCAACGCTCGGCACCGGTCGGCTCGCGGCGGTGAACCTGCGCGGGATGAATCCGTCCGGGACTCCGGGCAGGCAGTTCGACGCCCAGCTCGCGGCACTGATCCAGGCCCGCGAGGAAGGGCTGATCGACGGCGTCGGGCTCAGCAACATCTCCCGCCTGCACCTGTTACGGGCGCTCGACCAGACCGATGTCGTCTGCGTGCAGAACCTCTTCAACCTGGGCGACCAGCACTCCCTGGACGTGCTCACCGAGTGCGAGGCACGCAACATCGCATTCGTGCCGTTCTGCCCGCTGGGCTGGCCCGGCGAGCAGCGACACCGGCTCCTCACGGATCCCAGGCTCGCCACGCTGGCCGGGCGGCTGGGCGCGACTCCGGCGCAGGTCTCCCTCGCCTGGCTGCTCGGTCTTGCTCCGAACGTCCTGCTCATTCCGGGCACCCGCACCCGCGCCCACCTCGCCGAGAACCTCGGCGCAGCCGACGTACGACTCGACGACGCGACCCGGGCCGAGTTGACCCGTCTTCCCCTCAGCCGGGTTGCCGTCAGCCGGTGA
- a CDS encoding anion permease: MVVIVGLGFDFTNGFHDSANAMATSIATGALKPKVAVAISALANLVGAFLSLAVAATIAKGIVTQTDVTITVVFAGLAGGVAWNVTTWYLGIPSSSSHALIGGVIGATIVHAGANAVIWHGVASKVFIPAVFAPIIAGFVTAAATWFAYRVTRKTKRGVRAAGFRWGQVGTATLVSLAHGTNDAQKTMGVLTLALVANGSISKTATTPDWVIIACALAISMGTYVGGWRIIRTLGKGLIEIEGPQGFASQATSAAVILSSTHFGIPLSTTQVCSGSVVGAGLGRAQPVRWVVFGRMVVTWVVTLPAAGAVGALTFAVVNGIGGDLGVILMALVLAAYCGGVYALSRRTTVNATNVNDAWDEKGGTSHEPAGARVVSS; encoded by the coding sequence ATGGTGGTCATCGTCGGATTGGGCTTCGACTTCACGAACGGTTTTCATGACTCGGCGAATGCGATGGCGACGTCGATCGCGACGGGCGCCCTGAAGCCGAAGGTCGCGGTCGCCATTTCCGCACTCGCGAATCTGGTCGGGGCATTCCTGTCGCTCGCGGTCGCGGCCACCATCGCCAAGGGCATCGTCACTCAGACCGACGTCACGATCACGGTCGTCTTCGCGGGCCTGGCCGGCGGCGTCGCATGGAATGTCACGACGTGGTACCTGGGTATCCCGTCGAGCTCGTCGCATGCCCTGATCGGCGGGGTCATCGGCGCCACCATCGTCCACGCCGGCGCCAACGCCGTGATCTGGCACGGGGTCGCGTCGAAGGTGTTCATCCCGGCGGTCTTCGCCCCGATCATCGCCGGGTTCGTCACCGCGGCCGCGACGTGGTTCGCCTACCGGGTCACCCGCAAGACCAAGCGCGGGGTGCGCGCGGCCGGCTTCCGCTGGGGGCAGGTCGGCACCGCGACCCTGGTCTCGCTGGCGCACGGCACCAACGACGCGCAGAAGACCATGGGTGTACTGACCTTGGCACTGGTCGCCAACGGCAGCATCTCCAAGACCGCGACCACGCCGGACTGGGTCATCATCGCCTGCGCACTGGCGATCTCGATGGGCACCTACGTCGGCGGCTGGCGGATCATCCGCACGCTGGGTAAGGGATTGATCGAGATCGAGGGTCCGCAGGGGTTCGCCTCTCAGGCCACGTCGGCTGCTGTCATCCTGTCCTCGACCCATTTCGGAATTCCGCTGTCGACGACGCAGGTGTGTAGCGGCTCGGTGGTCGGTGCCGGCCTCGGTCGGGCCCAGCCGGTGCGCTGGGTCGTGTTCGGGCGGATGGTGGTGACCTGGGTGGTGACCCTGCCGGCCGCCGGGGCGGTCGGCGCCCTTACCTTCGCCGTCGTCAATGGTATCGGCGGGGACCTGGGCGTGATCTTGATGGCGCTGGTGTTGGCGGCCTATTGCGGCGGCGTCTACGCACTGTCCCGCCGAACAACGGTCAACGCCACAAATGTCAACGACGCCTGGGACGAGAAGGGCGGGACGTCACACGAGCCCGCCGGCGCCAGGGTGGTGAGTAGCTGA